ATAGTAAGATAAATAAAAAAGGAACGGATTTCCGCTCCTTTTTTATCTTTTTACAATTATCAATCTATTTCCCTTTTAGGCTCTACCAACATGATATGAGATTCCTTTTCAGTGAAAGGTTTATGCTCAACGCCTCTCGGGACAATAAACATCTCGCCTTTAGAAATTTTCACCTGTCCATCACGAAAATCGATGAACATCTCCCCTTCAAGCACAATAAATAGCTTATCCGTATTAGGGTGCTCATGCCATATAAAATCTCCATTAGCTTTAAAAAGCTGAATTTGATCGTCATTCATTTCACCAATCACTTGTGGATACCAATAATCGTTAATTTTAGATAACTCGTCATTTAGTTTAATAGGTTGGTAATGGATAATAATCCCTCCTCACTTTCAAATTCCACTATATTACAGTAATATAAGTAAAAAAGTCGTTATTACGCTTAAAAAGAAAATGCTCCGGCCAGAACTTTTCATTCAGATAGTACAAAGGAGTGATTTCAATGAAAGTACTTTCAATCCAATGTTTCCTTTAACTCTCCATAAGTATAGAACAGTGATTTTCAAATAAGAATGGACCCCTGTTGACATTAGTATGGATTATTGATGAACTTCTCGCGATATTTAGTAGGCGAAATGCCAACTCGCTTCTTGAAAACTCTACTAAAATAAAAAGGGTCTGCGATTCCAACAGCCTGCGCAATTTGTTGTACAGGCACATCACTTGTACATAACATTTTTTGAGCCATCTTTATACGATAGTTCAATAAATATTCTGTTGCCCCCATACCTGCATGCTTTCTAAACACGTAAGAAAGACGATTTCGATTAACATTATTTTGTTCTGTAAGTGTATGAATTGTAATATCCTTATAATAGTATTTACGAACGTAACTAGATATTCGTTCGAATAAAGTATGCGACTCATAATTGCTTTCTCTATTGAAAACACTTAATAAAGCTTCATTCAACGCTTCGCGAAACAGCATTTCGGTCTGAAACATCGAAATGCCTCCACGCTGATTATATACATCCCAAAGACGCATAAGTAATTCGACAAGACGAGGAGATTGTCCTGTTAATAATTCAAAATGCTGATGAGTAAAGCCAGAGTCTTCTCGTTCTGAATTGCTTATCTGATATAAAACAAGAATATATTCCCAGTTCATTTCACCAAGCATTTTATGGGCTAATGTCATTTTTGCACCCCCATGTATAACTTTTCCTGGGGAAAGAGTATACGGCGTACCATTAAATTGAAATTGCGTCTTCCCTGTAATTGGAAATACAAATCCTGGGAAAGAATCTGTAGACTCAGCAAAAGGCACACCTGGATTTTTAGCATAACGATATACTCCTTCTACTCGGAAAGGAGTATTGGCAAGATACTCTGCTAACTCATTCACGTCCAACTTCACAATACACGCCTCATTTCAATAATAGTTTTCTTGTAATTCGCGAGATTAATTGGTGTACATTCTGGGAAACGCTAAACTAAAAATAGTACATACAACTTAACATGATCTGGTTATTAACCTATAAATATATTATTTTTCATTTATTGACCAAAGTATCCTCCCTATATTATTGATAATGATTTTCATTGTAGTTTGATAAAAAAACATTTGTCAAGTTGGCTGGCCTAGAAAAATGATGAAACAAGGGGAATAGAGGAACAGTTCTGTTGCAAATAATACCTAGTCTTTGTTAACTAATTCCCCTCAAAACTGGAATGATCATGTTAATAGTTGTAATGACTTTATTAGTTACAGCACTTGCAGCATGTGGAAATAATCGTAATCCTGAAGAAGTTGCTACAGCGTATTTCGAAGATGGAAACAGCCTACTATCAAATTAAATGATAGTAGGCTGGCTGTTAAAATTATTTAAGAACTGGGTTATGTTCTAAATGATAAGCTTTCATTATCAAAAAGAGTATTACTAGTTCCCTCCACAAACAAAAACACCCTATCACTTCGGTTCTAAATTTAGCACCTTCCCCTCTATCCCCTCCGTATTCAATGTAGTCGTATGATACGTGCCATTTACCCAATCATCTATTTGATCATGATACCAATCGCTTCTAAAATGGCCCGACTGTCCTGGCCCTACGATATGATAACCGTTTGACATATCTTTCGTATCAATAATGAATCTCCAAGACGCCCCGTGATTTACAATGCCGTTTTCGCCGTAACTCGCTGCTTGCACGGTAACTTGGCTCCCACCAATCGGAACTGGTTTCTCACGATTAAAAGCGAGTAATGCTAACATACTCGATGATTTCGAAATTGGATGTGTAAAAGCGAGTTGATGGTAATCGCCCCACTTCCACTCTCCAATATCGGGTCCATATTCCTTCTGCAATTTCTTCATTACATTCTCGTACGATGTATGCACAACTTTTGTGAAACCTCCGTACTTCGTAAACCAAACGCTATTTTCTCCCGCTACTTCTTTTCGAATCAATTCATCAACAACTTGTGACTTCCCTTCAAATAACTCCATTACATCTTTCGGTATTTCTTTTGAAAATAACGTATTTGAAATCTCTTTCATTAACAAATGGAATATTAATGGTGCCGCTTCATCTTTACTATCGTAAAAATTCCACTTTGTTAATTGGTCTACGCCTTCTTTCTCTACCTCATTTAAAGATGCTTTATTTAACTCTTTTAAAAATATAGGAGTAAACTCTTTCCCATATAAATTCTTTTGATCCATCTGTAACTCTTCTAAATCTTTCACCGTATACTTTTCCTTCTCGTGCAAAAATTCTTGAATACGCATTTGCCTATATGGCTGCGCCCACGTATTGCTAATATGATACGGATAATCATCATCAACAATTTTATTATTCGCAGTTGAAATAAACCCTTGTTTTGGATTAATTACTTTTGGAAGTTGATCAAACGGGATATACCCTTCCCATTCATATTCATCTGTCCATCCTGGAACAGGTAAGCTACCATCACCTTTTTTACGCACTGGTATATTTCCATTCGCTTTATAAGCAATTGTGCCGTCGTTTGATGCAAACACAAAGTTTTGGGTTGGTGTATGAAAATCTTGAAGAGCGGTTTCAAACTCATTCCAGTCTTTCGCTTTGTTCATATTTAATACAGCTTTTAACTCAGCTGACGGTTCTAAAGCTGTCCACTTTAAAGAGAATACTGTTTTCGTTTTCTCCTTCCCCTTATCCGCAAACTCTGAAATTACTGGTCCATGCCTCGTAATCGTAACGTTATAAGGAATTGTCTTCCTGCCTTTTACTTTAATCGACTCGTCTACAACGGTAGCTTTCTCCCATTTATCGTTATACAGAAATTCATTTTCATTATTAGGATTTCTCTTCTCAATATATAAATCTTGCACATCAGGCCCCGTATTCGTAACGCCCCACGCTATTTTGTCATTGTGTCCTAATATAACACCTGGTACTCCGGCGAAAATAACGCCACTCACATTCAAACCTTTCATTTCAAGTCGCGTTTGATACCAAATAGAAGGCGTCGCAAGAGATAAATGAGGATCATCTGCTAAAATTGGCTTACCTGACGCACTCTTCTCACCGCTCACAACCCAGTTATTACTACCGTTAAACTCCGGCGGAATTATCGTTTTTGAAAAACTTTGTGCTACGTCCACATTTGTATTTTTCAGTTCAGTTAGCAATCTAGGGGCATCTTTCGGATATGCAGGAAATAGCTCATTCGCTTGCTCTTTGGGAAGATTTTTCAGGGCCCAATATCGAAATGCCTGTCCGTGCCAATGTCCTCCTAAGTCAAACGCCATATACTTCCCGATCGTTAAAGTATCAACAATTGACCACTCAGCAGGTTCATAACCTAATATAGTAAACTCAACTGGTAATTTCTTTTCCTCTTTCGCCTCACGTATAAAAGCGTTCACCCCATCAGCAAATGACTGCAGGGCATATTTCGCTTCTCCATCATATTGACTAACTGAAGCTTCGGCCGCTCGCCGTAAACCGAGTGTTCGAAACAATTTATCTCGATCAACAGCTGCTTCCCCAACAACTTCACTTAACATACCAGACGCTTGTCTACTACTTAAATCCATTTGAAACAAACGATCTTGCGCTTGCACATATCCTTGTGAAAAATATAAATCATGTGCATTTTCCGATTTAATATGCGGTACACCTTTACTATCACGCTTCACCGTAACAGCCTGTTGTAAATCCTCTAGCTTTATCGTTCCATCTATCTTTGGCATAGATTTCAGCGTATATATGTTCAAAAAAATCACAGCGGAAATAACTAACAAAAGAACGATACTACTAGCCCAAATAAAAATTCTTTTTCCCTTTTTTCGTTTCTTCTTTATAACGACTTCCATATAACCACCCCTTTCTCACACTATTCGCTTCTTTTTGAGAAAGAACCTTTTAAAGACATTGAAAAACCCCCTTCATTTTCCTACCAATGAAGGGGGTTTTTCTTATCGTTTGCTACGCCAACTTTCATTATGCCCAAGATTTGAATCTGTCGCTACTTGGACATCATATAACATTTCACTAAAGAAGCGTTTATCTACTTCTTTTGGTACAATGCGTCTTTCATCATCAATCTCATCGTATTCATATGAACCACGCTTCACTGTACCTGCTTTATAAAATTGAATGTCAAATACACATACATCTTCTTCATCTTCATAACCAATCGAAGCTCCGCTAAATGACAATTGCACGCCTAATCCGGTACGAGTATCTTCTTTGTAAAATGTATAATATACACCGCCATCTTGAACAGACCCACGGACCCATCCAAGCTTCGTCATCTTACCGAATAACGAACGACCATTTAGTAAAATACCGCCAAATCTCTCAATAGCACTCTCATCATTCTCTTCTACTACAAACACTGGACGCTCAATTTGTAGGAACGGCTGAACAATTCCCGCACTTTCTAATTGCTCTTTCCATAATTCCTTCTCCGCCTCAGGCAATTCTAACGGATGAACGAAACCAATAACAGTGCCAGATGAAAGTTCATAACTCTTCCCGTCAATTGTACAGAACACGCCACCTTCTGCATAACGGAATGCCTTCAGCAACTTCCCTTCCTTATACTCACCCCAAATGAGTGAAATAGAAAATTGCTTCATAATTGGATTATCCATAAATACAGACTTCCATGCATTATGTGACCAATAACGCTTTAATGAAAGTGCCGTTTCCAATCGTTGTTTTTGCATGGAAAGAGTATTTCGGAGTTCCTTCTTTAAAGAGGCTAATTCTTTTTTAGCCTCTTCAGCCTTTTCTACATCATCTTTTGCATTCGGCTTTGGAAGTGACTTCATACGTTTTCCTTCTTCTGTCTCTAATTCAATTTTTGACTCTGTAGTTAAAATGGCAGTAAAACTTCGATTCCCGAAATCAATTATTTTTTCACCATGTATAGTAAAGCCGAGGTCCGGCACCAATTGATCTTCCAGCTCTTCCTCTGTTATACCACGTGTTTTCGCAGCAAGACTTAGCGCTTCTTTTGCTGCATTACGTACTTGCTTATGTTTATATTTAAATGCTATTGCATGAATAGACATAAGTGCAAGCTTAGATGAAGACAAACCTAAAGCACGAACGGCATCCGCTGCTATCTTTCCTCTCATTTGAAGCACCCATTCATCAATTTGCTTTATAAGTATGTCGACCATTTTGTCGTCACTATACATTCCGTATAACGAAAGAATTCCACGTTTCTTCACATCTGCGTCTTGAGAAATCCATATTTGATATATTGTTTGCACATATTCTTTTAAGTCCTCTTCATTTAAAGCTCTACCAATTACTTCTGCTGTTTCTTTCTTCTCAATAACAGCATCTGAAATATACTGTTGTAAATAGGCTAACGGAATTGCAGCATCAGCAATTTCATCAGAGTCACGTAAACGGATTTGTGGCTCATCCCCAATCAATTGCAGAAGTGAATTTCTTGTTTGTTCAGTTAAAATACGTGCACATAGTTCTTCTATCTTTTCTTCCTCCGTTTGAAATAAAAACGAGAATTTTCCTGCGAAAGATTCATTTTTACTTTCTTGCAAAGCTTCCTGTACAAGTTTCGTATATTTTTCAAGCTTATACTCTATAAGTATTTTCATCACATTTTCACGAACAATTTTATTTTTATTATGAAGTTCAACTGCTACATCTACTGCAGCTTCTACATCTTTTGAAAGCAGTTTAACTACAGACTCACGCATTTTTTTAGATGAATCTCCTAAGCTTTTAATTAAAATTGGACGCATTTTAATCATGTTATCCTTTGCTAACTCTTCTAAAATATATGCTTTGGCCACAGCAGAATACTCATCAAATCGTTCAATGATGTACGCTTGTTCTTTTACAATTACACAAACAAGCGCTTCCTTCGCCTTATTTCTCTCTTCACTGTAGCATGCAGCTTCTTCAACTGCATAAGCGATAAGCTTTTCCTTACTTAATCCATACGAAAGCAGATCTTCTAATACTTGTTTCGGTTCTACTCCTCTGACAGAACATTCGTAAAGAAGTTCGTATAAATTAACACTATCCTCATCTCCAAACTGTAGTGTAAGTACAGCTTCCCTCTTCGCTACATCATCTATATCCCAAAGAAGCGCAACCTCTAACACCGGCATACCCCAATACATACTTCTATATTTCGAATTTTTAAGTATTTGCTCCATATCCTCAAGTGACAATTTCCCTAGTAAATAATCACGATATGTATCCCGCACTGTAGACAATTTTATTTGCAAAGCAGCAACAAAAAATTCTTCTCGCATTTTCCCTATATTTAGCTCATATCCTTTTTCAGCTAACGTTCGTGCGATGATGAGATAATTCAGTTTACTTACATATTGCAAAGTACATTGAATAAATTCAGGATCTTCCTCCAACATAAAGCATAGCAATTCATATTCATACGTCTTACAAAAATCCTCACTATTTAAATCATGTTGCCTTAGACGATGCGCAAAAAATCTTTCCTTAGAAATCCAAAACTGTGTACAAAAACTTTGAATTTCTTCATATGTTTCTCTATTTACACTACCAGTTTTTTTGTAGTTTTGAGACTGACCGAGAGTGTGACACATATAACGTGTTGCATAGTTTATAAAACCCCAAACATTTTTCTTCGCCAATATTTCAATATATCGCCTCGCAACATTCGAATATTTATGAACACAAAATAATAGCCGCCAAATATGTTCCGGTAAATTCCCACCTATAAATACTTCACTATCATCTTCACCTTTTAAATACCGTTTAACTGCTTCAACCTTTTCCTTTTCCCCTAGCAGTTTCAATATAAATTCTGTATGTTCTTCTAACCTTTCATTCAATAAAGAACTATATGTACGAAACTTTTCATAATCTACATCAAACATTATGAGAAGTAATGTTACTTGCTGCTTAGTTGGTAAAGTATGTAATTGTCCCTCTATATAGTTCAGACTCTCTTTTGTTAACTCTCTAAGAAAAACATCTGCTTCATTTACATAACTTGAAATACTGGATAAATATTTACATGCGATTGCTACAAGTTTGTCCAAAGGAAGTGCACTTTTTTCTAAATAAATCTTCATTTTAGAAAAACTGACATGCGCAAAACGGACTACAAGAACATTTAATAAATGCTCCTCGAGTATATGGTAAAATAATCGAAAAAAATCCGGATCTTGTTTATGCACTTTCCTAAAATCGTTTATAAATCGCTCCGCAAAATCACTTCTTTTTTGATCGCGAATTGTCGTTAGTTGAATATTTTTTAAAATCTCTTCTTCTTTTGTCTGTAAATATCGTTGTGATAATTGTTTCTGTTCTTCTGTCATAATAATATATTGAAACAACTCAGATGTACTAGTAGTCAAACTTTGTACCCCCCGCATCTTTTTATCTATTATAAAAATACCCTTATTTAATGGTAGTATAGCATAAAACCTACGAAAACGAACATACATTCTATATCAAATTAATGTAAATTAAAATACACTACTCAACATACATGTCCTTCTCTCTAAACTTCCCATTACAGACTTCTCCCCACTAAAATCCTTTAACTTTTTGCTACACCAATTCCTCAAAATCCCCTTCACATAAGCTAACGTTTTCTTATTATTTTCAAACGCAATTTTAAGTGCCTCTAACACTTTCTCTCCAGAAAGTCTTTGTATCCAATTCTTCAATTCCTTCACAATATATGGGGATAAACTACTAATATTTTGTTCATAAAGCTTATAAACTTCACTATTTGGAACGTCCTCTTCTATGGTTTCCACCTCTATCTCTTCCGCTTCTTCTTTCTCTTCAATAACTACTTGTGAACTACTATTATCCTCTTCTTTTGGCATACCAAAATGCTGCAATAATAATGGAATCTTGTATTCTTCTTCAAGGCATTTACGTAAAAATATATGTATGAACTCATTACTTTTTATAGTCTTTAACTCACGTAATACGCACTTCTCCACATTCGTATTTGAAATAGGGTTATAGTGTAACCAGTTTATTATGAATACCTCTTTCGTTTCCGTATCATATAGAATCTTTCCATACTCAACAAACCTGTTTAGCAACTTCTCAACAGTCTCCATACTGTAGCCTGTTTCAAGCTCTGCCACACGCTTCGGTAATACGTAAATTCCACATTGCTTTGTTTTCGTACCAGTTAACAAATATATGTAAAAATAACGCTCCTCTGGCGTTAAATCTAATATGAATTCATCTTGCCAAAAGTTCACCTGCACATTACGGTATACCGCCATATGTTTCCCTCCACTCTTTGCTAGTAAATAGGAAAATTTTAATCCTTCATTATAAAGATAGGCATGCGGGAATGGTTTTGGCATTTGAATTACAATTTTTTTACTACTACAACGCCGGTTTCATTTTTTCGCGCTTGTTTTGTTCTTGTAGTTGTTCTTGTAGTTGTTTTTGTTTTTGTTTTTTCTTAGTGATTTATTACTTGGTAGGGGCTTATAAGGGGCTTGGAAGGGCATTCTACATTACAATCTATGAAATACAATTTGTTCTTCCTACTAAATAGGAGCTATTCCAAATTATTATTTTGGATAGCTCCTTTCAAATTCTTCTTATTTTTTACTTCTACCAATGTCAGCTTCTACATACCATTTATTCTGCTATTTGTGGGCAGTAAAACTCTCATTTCAAAATTTGGTGAATAAACTGCTTGATTGCAATGCGAGTGGCCCTCACTGATTAAAGTTTCCTTTTATTTTTGCATTGAATCTAACATCTTCACAATAAAGGCAGCCGCCTGACCACGAGTTGCTGTGCCTCGAGGATCAAACTCATTATTTCCAATACCATTAACTACCTTTAGACTGTATAATCGTTGAACCGATTCTTTGTATGTTATTAAATGCTTATCTGTAAATGGTAATGCTACTAACTCACCTGTAATTCCTTTATATCGTAATGCTTTGTCAATCATAATAGATACTTCTTCACGAGTAATTGGTGAGTTAGGATCAAAAATCCCTTCACCACGACCATTAATAATTCCTGCACTTGCACAACGTTTAATACCGTCATGAAGTGATGGATGTGCCTCATTAATATCTACAAATGACTTATTTCCCTCTGGTAGTTTAAGAGCATTCGAGATTAATTTCGCAAACTCCGCTCTCGTTACATTTCGATATGGAGCAAATACACCATTGCCTTCGCCTTGCATAATACCTAGACTGT
This genomic interval from Bacillus thuringiensis contains the following:
- a CDS encoding DUF4132 domain-containing protein produces the protein MTTSTSELFQYIIMTEEQKQLSQRYLQTKEEEILKNIQLTTIRDQKRSDFAERFINDFRKVHKQDPDFFRLFYHILEEHLLNVLVVRFAHVSFSKMKIYLEKSALPLDKLVAIACKYLSSISSYVNEADVFLRELTKESLNYIEGQLHTLPTKQQVTLLLIMFDVDYEKFRTYSSLLNERLEEHTEFILKLLGEKEKVEAVKRYLKGEDDSEVFIGGNLPEHIWRLLFCVHKYSNVARRYIEILAKKNVWGFINYATRYMCHTLGQSQNYKKTGSVNRETYEEIQSFCTQFWISKERFFAHRLRQHDLNSEDFCKTYEYELLCFMLEEDPEFIQCTLQYVSKLNYLIIARTLAEKGYELNIGKMREEFFVAALQIKLSTVRDTYRDYLLGKLSLEDMEQILKNSKYRSMYWGMPVLEVALLWDIDDVAKREAVLTLQFGDEDSVNLYELLYECSVRGVEPKQVLEDLLSYGLSKEKLIAYAVEEAACYSEERNKAKEALVCVIVKEQAYIIERFDEYSAVAKAYILEELAKDNMIKMRPILIKSLGDSSKKMRESVVKLLSKDVEAAVDVAVELHNKNKIVRENVMKILIEYKLEKYTKLVQEALQESKNESFAGKFSFLFQTEEEKIEELCARILTEQTRNSLLQLIGDEPQIRLRDSDEIADAAIPLAYLQQYISDAVIEKKETAEVIGRALNEEDLKEYVQTIYQIWISQDADVKKRGILSLYGMYSDDKMVDILIKQIDEWVLQMRGKIAADAVRALGLSSSKLALMSIHAIAFKYKHKQVRNAAKEALSLAAKTRGITEEELEDQLVPDLGFTIHGEKIIDFGNRSFTAILTTESKIELETEEGKRMKSLPKPNAKDDVEKAEEAKKELASLKKELRNTLSMQKQRLETALSLKRYWSHNAWKSVFMDNPIMKQFSISLIWGEYKEGKLLKAFRYAEGGVFCTIDGKSYELSSGTVIGFVHPLELPEAEKELWKEQLESAGIVQPFLQIERPVFVVEENDESAIERFGGILLNGRSLFGKMTKLGWVRGSVQDGGVYYTFYKEDTRTGLGVQLSFSGASIGYEDEEDVCVFDIQFYKAGTVKRGSYEYDEIDDERRIVPKEVDKRFFSEMLYDVQVATDSNLGHNESWRSKR
- a CDS encoding DnaD domain-containing protein — its product is MAVYRNVQVNFWQDEFILDLTPEERYFYIYLLTGTKTKQCGIYVLPKRVAELETGYSMETVEKLLNRFVEYGKILYDTETKEVFIINWLHYNPISNTNVEKCVLRELKTIKSNEFIHIFLRKCLEEEYKIPLLLQHFGMPKEEDNSSSQVVIEEKEEAEEIEVETIEEDVPNSEVYKLYEQNISSLSPYIVKELKNWIQRLSGEKVLEALKIAFENNKKTLAYVKGILRNWCSKKLKDFSGEKSVMGSLERRTCMLSSVF
- a CDS encoding helix-turn-helix transcriptional regulator; the protein is MKLDVNELAEYLANTPFRVEGVYRYAKNPGVPFAESTDSFPGFVFPITGKTQFQFNGTPYTLSPGKVIHGGAKMTLAHKMLGEMNWEYILVLYQISNSEREDSGFTHQHFELLTGQSPRLVELLMRLWDVYNQRGGISMFQTEMLFREALNEALLSVFNRESNYESHTLFERISSYVRKYYYKDITIHTLTEQNNVNRNRLSYVFRKHAGMGATEYLLNYRIKMAQKMLCTSDVPVQQIAQAVGIADPFYFSRVFKKRVGISPTKYREKFINNPY
- a CDS encoding cupin domain-containing protein, which encodes MNDDQIQLFKANGDFIWHEHPNTDKLFIVLEGEMFIDFRDGQVKISKGEMFIVPRGVEHKPFTEKESHIMLVEPKREID
- a CDS encoding penicillin acylase family protein, which codes for MEVVIKKKRKKGKRIFIWASSIVLLLVISAVIFLNIYTLKSMPKIDGTIKLEDLQQAVTVKRDSKGVPHIKSENAHDLYFSQGYVQAQDRLFQMDLSSRQASGMLSEVVGEAAVDRDKLFRTLGLRRAAEASVSQYDGEAKYALQSFADGVNAFIREAKEEKKLPVEFTILGYEPAEWSIVDTLTIGKYMAFDLGGHWHGQAFRYWALKNLPKEQANELFPAYPKDAPRLLTELKNTNVDVAQSFSKTIIPPEFNGSNNWVVSGEKSASGKPILADDPHLSLATPSIWYQTRLEMKGLNVSGVIFAGVPGVILGHNDKIAWGVTNTGPDVQDLYIEKRNPNNENEFLYNDKWEKATVVDESIKVKGRKTIPYNVTITRHGPVISEFADKGKEKTKTVFSLKWTALEPSAELKAVLNMNKAKDWNEFETALQDFHTPTQNFVFASNDGTIAYKANGNIPVRKKGDGSLPVPGWTDEYEWEGYIPFDQLPKVINPKQGFISTANNKIVDDDYPYHISNTWAQPYRQMRIQEFLHEKEKYTVKDLEELQMDQKNLYGKEFTPIFLKELNKASLNEVEKEGVDQLTKWNFYDSKDEAAPLIFHLLMKEISNTLFSKEIPKDVMELFEGKSQVVDELIRKEVAGENSVWFTKYGGFTKVVHTSYENVMKKLQKEYGPDIGEWKWGDYHQLAFTHPISKSSSMLALLAFNREKPVPIGGSQVTVQAASYGENGIVNHGASWRFIIDTKDMSNGYHIVGPGQSGHFRSDWYHDQIDDWVNGTYHTTTLNTEGIEGKVLNLEPK